From Arcticibacter tournemirensis, one genomic window encodes:
- a CDS encoding IS3 family transposase codes for MAELRGTRKHYSLANLCAAFGYTRQAWYNYLKRSELQIFQEHIVLQKIKEIRKELPKTGCIKLYKELNNGFLQDLGIAMGRDAVFDLVRENGMLVKSSKRHVCTTNSYHRYRIHPDLVQRRHPQHAEEIWVSDITYITTMSGFNYLSLVTDAYSRKITGYFLSVNLKAEGCIKALDQALAARIYPENTLIHHSDRGTQYCCDDYVSKLRQRDIQISMTQTGSPYDNAIAERINGILKTEFDLYKTFKSHSQANAAVDKAIFNYNNLRLHASCSYQTPEHTHNQEKTNQITLN; via the coding sequence ATGGCCGAACTGCGGGGAACACGCAAACATTATAGCTTAGCCAATCTTTGCGCGGCATTTGGTTATACCAGGCAGGCCTGGTATAACTATTTAAAAAGATCAGAACTTCAGATTTTTCAGGAGCATATTGTATTGCAGAAAATTAAAGAGATTAGAAAGGAACTGCCTAAAACCGGCTGTATCAAACTTTACAAAGAGCTCAATAATGGTTTTTTGCAGGACTTAGGGATAGCAATGGGCAGAGATGCTGTATTTGACCTGGTTAGAGAGAATGGGATGCTTGTCAAATCCAGCAAAAGGCATGTGTGTACTACCAATTCCTATCACAGGTATAGAATTCATCCTGATCTGGTGCAACGAAGGCATCCACAGCACGCTGAAGAAATATGGGTGAGTGACATTACTTACATTACCACCATGTCCGGATTCAACTACCTGTCTTTAGTAACAGATGCGTACTCAAGAAAAATAACAGGGTACTTTCTGTCAGTAAACCTCAAAGCTGAAGGATGTATAAAAGCACTCGATCAGGCACTAGCTGCAAGGATATATCCTGAAAACACATTAATACATCACTCGGACAGGGGCACGCAGTATTGTTGTGATGATTATGTGTCCAAACTCAGGCAAAGGGATATCCAGATCAGCATGACACAAACCGGCAGCCCCTATGACAATGCCATCGCAGAGCGTATTAACGGAATACTTAAAACAGAATTTGATCTTTATAAAACCTTCAAATCTCATAGCCAGGCAAACGCAGCAGTGGATAAGGCCATCTTTAATTATAACAACCTGAGGTTACATGCAAGTTGCAGCTACCAGACTCCGGAACATACCCATAATCAAGAAAAAACAAATCAAATCACCTTAAATTAA
- a CDS encoding vitamin B12-dependent ribonucleotide reductase, whose product MSKKTAAKTAGGTGSGLQFQRYFSKEGVNVYDLFTYEKRSSVIRNPAGDAVFEMKDVEVPNSWSQVATDILAQKYFRKAGVPQADGTTGSERSIKQVAHRMADCWKQWGQRYGYFASKEDADIFYDELVYTIVGQLAAPNSPQWFNTGLHSSYGITGKPQGHYFVDPETEELKKSTSAYERPQPHACFILSVTDDLVNDGGIMDLWVREARIFKYGSGVGTNFSSIRGENEKLSGGGYSSGLMSFLKIGDRAAGAIKSGGTTRRAAKMVCLDLDHPEIENFVNWKVEEERKVAALIAAGYSSDYEGEAYRTVSGQNSNNSVRIPNAFFKALEGGSAWDLKSRTDGRTLKSISADKLWQDIAFAAWACADPGVQYDTTINEWHTCPEGGRINASNPCSEYMFLDNTACNLASVNLAHFFNPDTFVFDVKGYEHACRIWTVVLEISVLMAQFPSKEVAQLSYDYRTLGLGYANLGSMLMVAGIPYDSEKARAIGGAITAIMTGTAYATSAEMAKSLGAFKRYDENKQHMLRVMRNHRFAAYNSTENYEGLEIAPPGIDPKYCPDYLLSAACNSWDKAVELGEKYGYRNAQTTVIAPTGTIGLVMDCDTTGIEPDFALVKFKKLSGGGYFKIINQAVPAALKNLGYKEHEIEAIINYAKGSATLKGAPHINFDTLLSKGFKQAEIEKLDKAVISAFEIGFVFNQWTLGEDCLKRLGFKPEKYNSPDFNFLRALGFSRQQIAEANEFICGTMTLEGAPYLKESHYPIFDCANKCGMKGQRYIHAHGHIKMMAAAQPFLSGAISKTINLPNEATVEEIKDCYQLSWELGLKANALYRDGCKLSQPLSTKSSSKEEDSIDSVEEVLGEAANVKLSDLTPEQVLEAARAIIEKSTDTTFKRQLSSVVQRKVLPAKRSGFTQKAAVGGQTIYVRTGQYEDGTLGEIFVDMHKEGATFRSLMNCFAIAVSVGLQYGVPLEEFVDKFVFTRFEPSGMVSGHDNIKSATSIIDYIFRLLGYEYLDRSDLVHVITEQNAVLGNPQLVDEDENAYENTFAETPSEKVKADKVYKPVLDISGGAQSDAPACTNCGHIMVRSGTCYKCLNCGTQGGCS is encoded by the coding sequence ATGAGCAAAAAAACAGCAGCAAAGACAGCAGGAGGAACCGGCAGCGGTTTGCAGTTCCAGCGTTACTTCAGCAAAGAAGGAGTGAACGTTTACGATCTTTTCACCTACGAAAAGCGCTCCTCGGTCATTAGAAATCCTGCAGGTGATGCAGTGTTTGAAATGAAAGATGTGGAAGTTCCGAACTCATGGAGCCAGGTGGCTACAGATATCCTTGCGCAGAAATACTTTAGAAAAGCCGGTGTACCTCAGGCAGACGGAACTACCGGCTCTGAGAGAAGCATTAAACAAGTAGCGCACCGTATGGCCGACTGCTGGAAGCAATGGGGCCAGCGTTACGGGTATTTTGCTTCTAAAGAAGATGCTGATATTTTTTACGACGAACTCGTCTATACTATTGTAGGTCAGCTTGCTGCTCCTAATTCGCCTCAGTGGTTCAATACCGGCTTACACAGCTCTTACGGAATTACAGGTAAACCACAGGGACACTATTTTGTTGATCCCGAAACAGAAGAACTGAAGAAATCTACTTCCGCCTACGAGCGCCCGCAACCGCACGCTTGTTTTATTCTGTCGGTAACCGACGATCTGGTTAACGACGGTGGCATCATGGATCTTTGGGTACGTGAAGCACGCATATTTAAATATGGATCAGGCGTCGGAACGAACTTCTCCTCTATCCGCGGAGAAAATGAAAAACTTTCGGGAGGAGGCTATTCATCCGGATTAATGTCCTTCCTTAAGATCGGCGATCGTGCTGCCGGAGCAATAAAGTCGGGGGGTACTACCCGTCGTGCTGCAAAGATGGTTTGTCTTGATCTGGACCACCCTGAAATAGAAAATTTTGTTAACTGGAAAGTAGAAGAAGAACGCAAAGTAGCCGCTCTGATTGCCGCCGGATATTCTTCCGACTATGAAGGCGAAGCTTATCGCACAGTATCTGGTCAGAATTCAAACAACTCGGTTCGTATCCCCAATGCATTCTTCAAAGCACTAGAGGGCGGGTCTGCCTGGGATTTAAAATCAAGGACCGATGGCCGCACACTGAAATCGATCTCCGCTGATAAGCTTTGGCAGGATATCGCATTTGCTGCCTGGGCCTGTGCCGATCCTGGTGTTCAGTATGATACTACTATCAACGAATGGCATACTTGTCCCGAAGGCGGACGCATCAATGCATCCAACCCTTGTTCAGAATATATGTTCCTGGATAACACGGCTTGTAATCTTGCCTCTGTTAACCTGGCGCACTTCTTTAACCCCGATACCTTTGTGTTTGATGTGAAGGGGTATGAACACGCCTGTCGTATCTGGACTGTCGTGTTAGAAATCTCTGTGCTGATGGCTCAGTTCCCTTCTAAGGAAGTAGCTCAGCTGTCGTACGATTACCGCACTCTGGGACTTGGATATGCTAACCTGGGCTCTATGCTCATGGTTGCAGGTATTCCTTACGACAGTGAAAAAGCAAGGGCTATAGGTGGCGCTATCACCGCTATCATGACCGGTACCGCTTATGCAACTTCAGCGGAAATGGCCAAGTCGCTCGGTGCATTCAAACGTTATGATGAAAATAAACAGCATATGCTGCGTGTGATGCGTAATCATCGTTTTGCTGCCTATAATTCGACAGAGAACTATGAAGGCCTGGAAATTGCGCCTCCGGGAATTGACCCGAAATATTGCCCTGATTACCTCCTTTCTGCAGCTTGCAATTCATGGGATAAGGCCGTAGAACTAGGCGAGAAATACGGATATCGTAATGCTCAGACAACGGTTATTGCACCTACCGGAACCATTGGCCTGGTAATGGATTGCGATACTACCGGTATCGAGCCTGATTTTGCTCTTGTGAAATTTAAGAAGCTTTCTGGCGGCGGTTATTTTAAGATCATCAACCAGGCGGTACCAGCTGCACTTAAAAACCTTGGATATAAGGAACATGAGATCGAGGCGATTATCAATTACGCCAAAGGTAGTGCGACTCTAAAAGGTGCGCCCCACATTAACTTTGATACACTTCTTTCCAAAGGCTTTAAACAGGCTGAAATCGAAAAATTAGATAAAGCAGTAATATCAGCTTTTGAAATAGGATTTGTATTTAACCAGTGGACACTAGGCGAAGACTGCCTGAAACGTCTGGGCTTCAAACCTGAAAAATATAACTCTCCTGATTTCAATTTTCTGCGTGCACTTGGATTCAGCCGTCAGCAGATTGCCGAAGCAAACGAATTTATTTGCGGAACCATGACCCTGGAAGGTGCTCCTTACCTTAAAGAGAGCCACTACCCAATATTCGATTGCGCTAATAAATGCGGAATGAAAGGTCAGCGGTATATCCATGCTCACGGTCATATTAAAATGATGGCTGCAGCCCAGCCTTTCCTTTCGGGCGCTATTTCTAAAACGATCAATTTGCCCAACGAAGCAACAGTAGAAGAAATAAAGGATTGTTATCAGCTTTCCTGGGAATTAGGTCTTAAGGCGAATGCACTTTACCGCGACGGATGTAAATTATCTCAGCCTCTTTCTACCAAATCTTCCAGCAAGGAAGAAGATTCAATAGATTCTGTGGAAGAGGTTTTAGGTGAAGCTGCCAATGTTAAGTTAAGCGATCTTACTCCTGAACAGGTGCTTGAAGCAGCCCGTGCCATCATCGAGAAATCAACCGATACCACGTTCAAACGCCAGCTTTCGTCTGTTGTTCAACGCAAAGTTTTGCCGGCTAAACGTAGTGGCTTCACGCAGAAAGCAGCGGTAGGCGGACAAACCATTTATGTACGTACCGGACAGTATGAAGACGGGACACTAGGTGAGATCTTTGTGGATATGCATAAAGAAGGTGCTACGTTCAGATCGCTGATGAACTGCTTTGCTATAGCAGTATCGGTAGGCCTTCAGTACGGTGTGCCGCTCGAAGAATTTGTGGATAAGTTCGTGTTCACCCGCTTTGAGCCTTCAGGTATGGTTTCGGGTCACGATAATATTAAGAGTGCTACCTCTATAATCGACTACATCTTCAGGCTTCTGGGATATGAATACCTTGACAGATCTGATCTTGTACACGTGATAACCGAGCAAAATGCTGTTTTAGGCAACCCTCAGCTTGTTGATGAAGATGAGAACGCCTACGAGAATACTTTCGCAGAAACCCCTTCTGAGAAAGTTAAAGCAGATAAAGTATACAAACCAGTTCTTGATATTTCGGGAGGCGCCCAGTCAGACGCTCCGGCATGTACTAATTGCGGCCATATTATGGTTCGCTCGGGAACCTGTTACAAATGTCTGAATTGTGGTACACAGGGAGGTTGCTCGTAG
- the pyk gene encoding pyruvate kinase, with product MRQVHKRTKIVATLGPASASKETLLSMIKVGVNVCRLNFSHGSQADHQKVIDTIRDINQKYKIHVGILADLQGPKIRIGMVKDGGIQLINGNQIDITTNEMIGDEQQIYITYSNFPKDVRAGEIILLDDGKLQLRVLDTNNKDKVTCEVVHGGILTSRKGVNLPNTKISIPSLTEEDLSNLEFALANDVEWIGLSFVRTGEDIIDLKRIINRSGKMARVIAKIEKPEAVDNIDEIIRATDGVMVARGDLGVEMPMEQVPVLQKMIVRKCREASKPVVIATQMLESMITTPRPTRAEVNDVANSVLDGADAVMLSGETSVGEFPVIVVDTMSKIIRNIEETAYPYYTPKKLDVNSATYMADAVCGSAVYLSEKTNACGIISMTSSGYTAFEISSHRPKATTYIFTNNKNLLNTLSLLWGVRGFYYDKQESTDRTISDVNRILKEEKMIMPGDAVINTAAMPIEKRGKTNMIRVTVVD from the coding sequence ATGAGACAAGTTCACAAACGGACAAAGATAGTGGCAACATTAGGGCCTGCCTCGGCAAGCAAGGAAACGCTGCTAAGTATGATCAAGGTAGGGGTAAATGTTTGTCGCCTCAATTTTTCGCATGGCAGTCAGGCAGATCACCAGAAAGTTATCGATACAATCCGTGATATTAATCAGAAGTATAAGATCCACGTGGGAATCCTTGCTGATTTGCAGGGCCCTAAGATCAGGATAGGAATGGTTAAAGACGGCGGGATCCAGCTGATCAACGGAAATCAGATCGATATCACTACTAACGAAATGATAGGAGATGAACAGCAGATCTATATTACCTATTCGAATTTTCCGAAAGATGTAAGAGCAGGCGAAATTATCCTTCTCGACGACGGAAAACTTCAGTTGCGCGTACTCGACACCAATAACAAAGACAAGGTTACCTGCGAGGTTGTTCACGGAGGAATTCTTACATCACGTAAGGGAGTGAACCTTCCAAATACAAAAATATCTATACCAAGTCTTACTGAAGAAGACCTGAGCAACCTTGAATTTGCACTTGCAAACGATGTTGAATGGATCGGGCTCTCTTTCGTTCGTACCGGCGAAGATATCATCGATCTGAAGCGGATCATTAACCGCAGCGGAAAAATGGCCAGGGTAATAGCCAAAATTGAAAAACCTGAAGCTGTTGATAATATCGACGAGATCATCAGAGCTACTGACGGCGTGATGGTTGCCCGTGGTGATCTCGGAGTTGAGATGCCAATGGAGCAGGTTCCTGTTCTTCAGAAGATGATCGTACGCAAATGCCGTGAGGCCTCCAAGCCGGTTGTAATTGCAACACAGATGCTGGAAAGTATGATCACTACTCCCCGTCCTACCCGTGCTGAAGTAAACGACGTGGCCAATTCTGTATTGGATGGCGCCGATGCGGTAATGCTTAGCGGTGAAACTTCAGTTGGAGAATTTCCTGTGATCGTAGTAGATACAATGAGCAAGATCATCAGGAACATTGAGGAAACAGCGTATCCGTACTATACACCGAAAAAACTGGATGTAAATTCTGCAACCTACATGGCTGATGCTGTGTGTGGTTCTGCTGTTTATCTTTCAGAAAAGACGAATGCCTGTGGCATCATATCAATGACTTCTTCGGGCTACACCGCTTTCGAAATTTCGAGCCACCGCCCGAAAGCTACGACCTACATTTTCACAAATAACAAAAATCTGCTGAATACCCTCAGCCTTCTTTGGGGCGTACGTGGTTTTTACTATGATAAGCAGGAAAGTACCGACCGGACTATCAGCGATGTTAACCGCATCCTAAAAGAAGAAAAGATGATCATGCCGGGCGATGCTGTAATTAATACAGCGGCCATGCCGATAGAAAAGCGCGGCAAAACCAACATGATCCGGGTGACGGTGGTTGATTAG
- a CDS encoding IPExxxVDY family protein, with the protein MNRLTLKYEPDLDFVLIAITSSLKDYMLCFKINKQLSIGFVRITELPLQLSASGETVYFSRYHYQIPETETDFFLLANKGTEGYLIPEMKRVDYFILIKNYLDEEDMESFLDGINKIPEVVVAAEVNPEKLKSKENLIF; encoded by the coding sequence TTGAATAGACTTACTCTAAAATACGAACCAGACCTCGATTTTGTTTTAATCGCAATAACCTCTTCATTGAAGGATTATATGCTTTGTTTTAAAATCAATAAGCAATTATCGATCGGTTTTGTTCGTATTACAGAACTGCCTCTTCAGTTAAGTGCCTCAGGAGAAACGGTTTATTTTTCAAGATATCATTATCAGATACCCGAAACAGAAACTGATTTTTTCCTGTTAGCAAATAAAGGTACAGAAGGATATTTAATTCCCGAAATGAAAAGAGTAGATTATTTTATCCTGATAAAGAATTATTTAGATGAAGAGGACATGGAAAGCTTTCTGGACGGGATTAATAAGATTCCCGAGGTAGTAGTTGCTGCAGAAGTAAATCCCGAAAAGTTAAAATCTAAAGAAAATCTGATATTTTAG
- a CDS encoding acyl carrier protein, giving the protein MSDIASRVKAIIVEKLGVDESEVTPEASFTNDLGADSLDTVELIMEFEKEFNVAIPDDQAETIGTVGQAIAYLEKNVK; this is encoded by the coding sequence ATGTCTGATATCGCTTCAAGAGTAAAAGCAATTATCGTTGAAAAATTAGGTGTAGATGAGAGCGAAGTGACACCTGAAGCATCATTTACAAATGATCTGGGTGCAGACTCTTTGGACACCGTAGAATTGATTATGGAGTTCGAAAAAGAGTTCAACGTGGCTATACCTGATGACCAGGCCGAAACTATCGGTACAGTAGGCCAGGCTATCGCTTATTTAGAAAAAAACGTAAAGTAA
- the fabF gene encoding beta-ketoacyl-ACP synthase II, with the protein MELKRVVVTGLGALTPIGNTVTEYWNGLINGVSGAAPITRFDATNFKTKFACEVKNFKPEDFLDRKEVRKLDPFVQYALVSTDEAVIDSGLDFDTSDTNRIGVIWGSGIGGLKTFLDEVSNFAKGDGTPRYNPFFIPKMILDIAPGHISIKYGLRGPNFSTVSACASSTNALIDGFNYLRLGMADVIISGGSEAIINEAGMGGFNAMHALSTRNEDPATASRPFDKDRDGFVAGEGAGTIILEELEHAKARGAKIYAEIVGGGMSADANHITAPHPEGLGARLVMTNALKDAGLSTSDIDYINVHGTSTPLGDISESKAIIDLFGEDAFRLNISSTKSMTGHLLGAAGAIESIAAILAVKNNIVPPTINHFTDDPEINPRLNLTFNTAQERLVRAAQSNTFGFGGHNASVIFKKYEG; encoded by the coding sequence ATGGAGCTAAAAAGAGTTGTAGTAACAGGACTTGGTGCGCTCACCCCAATTGGAAATACCGTTACAGAGTATTGGAACGGCCTCATCAATGGGGTGAGCGGCGCTGCTCCGATTACACGGTTTGATGCTACAAACTTCAAAACTAAGTTTGCCTGTGAAGTAAAGAACTTCAAACCGGAAGATTTCCTCGACAGAAAAGAAGTACGTAAGCTGGATCCTTTTGTTCAATACGCATTGGTTTCGACCGATGAGGCTGTTATTGACTCAGGATTAGATTTTGACACATCGGATACCAATCGCATTGGTGTAATCTGGGGATCAGGGATTGGAGGATTGAAGACATTCCTCGACGAAGTAAGCAATTTTGCTAAAGGCGACGGCACCCCCCGTTATAATCCATTCTTCATTCCCAAGATGATCCTCGATATTGCGCCAGGGCACATCTCGATAAAATATGGCCTCAGAGGTCCTAATTTTTCAACGGTATCTGCATGCGCTTCGTCAACTAACGCTCTGATAGACGGCTTTAATTACCTTAGGCTGGGGATGGCCGATGTGATTATTTCCGGAGGATCGGAAGCGATCATCAACGAAGCAGGGATGGGAGGTTTCAATGCGATGCATGCCTTATCCACCCGTAATGAAGATCCGGCGACAGCCTCAAGGCCTTTTGATAAGGACCGCGATGGTTTTGTGGCGGGAGAAGGTGCCGGAACAATCATCTTGGAAGAGCTGGAACATGCCAAAGCCAGAGGTGCTAAAATCTATGCTGAAATCGTCGGCGGAGGCATGAGCGCGGATGCGAATCATATCACAGCTCCTCACCCGGAAGGACTGGGTGCCAGACTGGTAATGACAAATGCCCTGAAGGACGCAGGCCTCAGTACATCTGATATTGATTATATCAACGTGCACGGTACGTCTACTCCTCTTGGTGATATCAGTGAATCAAAAGCTATCATCGATTTATTTGGTGAGGATGCTTTCCGCCTGAATATCAGTTCTACCAAGTCAATGACAGGCCACCTGCTTGGAGCCGCCGGAGCAATTGAAAGTATCGCTGCTATTTTGGCGGTGAAAAACAACATTGTTCCTCCTACTATCAATCATTTTACTGACGATCCGGAAATTAATCCTCGTTTAAACCTGACATTTAACACAGCCCAGGAGCGACTCGTAAGAGCTGCTCAGAGCAATACGTTTGGTTTCGGCGGACATAATGCTTCTGTGATCTTCAAAAAATATGAAGGATAA
- the rnc gene encoding ribonuclease III, whose product MPFSTIYKLYFSPKRKYINLLKNLLGFVPGNVTLYRMAFRHRSVAILLKNGTKNSNERLEFLGDAVLGSVIAEELFKLYPYKTEGFLTEMRSKIVSRANLNQLARKLGLGELIEYDNRIVNFPTKQSSLLGDAFEALIGAIYLDKGYNFTRDFIINRIIKPHVDILMLEKTESNFKSKLIEWCQREGKDITFELIENEEGESSKLFTISVLIDGENKGVGRDYNKKNAEKLAAEKACEALGI is encoded by the coding sequence ATGCCTTTCTCAACAATTTATAAACTTTATTTCTCCCCGAAGCGAAAGTATATAAACTTATTAAAGAACCTGTTGGGTTTTGTTCCTGGAAATGTCACGCTCTACAGAATGGCGTTCAGGCACAGATCAGTAGCGATTCTTTTGAAGAATGGCACGAAGAACAGCAATGAGCGCCTGGAATTCCTGGGAGATGCTGTTCTGGGTTCGGTAATTGCTGAGGAACTTTTTAAACTGTACCCTTACAAAACGGAGGGCTTTCTTACCGAAATGCGTTCTAAAATTGTAAGCCGTGCAAACCTTAATCAACTTGCCAGAAAACTTGGTCTGGGTGAATTGATTGAATACGATAACCGGATCGTTAACTTTCCAACCAAACAAAGCTCCTTACTAGGAGACGCTTTTGAGGCGCTTATCGGCGCAATATATCTCGATAAAGGATATAATTTCACCAGAGACTTCATTATCAACAGGATCATCAAACCACACGTTGATATACTCATGCTCGAAAAAACAGAAAGTAATTTTAAGAGCAAACTGATAGAGTGGTGCCAGCGCGAGGGAAAAGATATTACTTTTGAACTGATTGAAAACGAAGAAGGCGAAAGCTCCAAGCTTTTTACAATCAGTGTACTCATCGACGGAGAGAATAAAGGGGTCGGCCGCGATTACAACAAGAAGAATGCTGAAAAGCTAGCCGCCGAAAAAGCCTGCGAAGCGCTGGGAATTTGA
- a CDS encoding MlaD family protein: MEATENKRSVIVGIFVLLGIVVFVAGIFTLAGQQKRFVKSIELNAVFNDVAGLKAGNNVWFSGVKVGTVKKIDFYGIAQVKIKMSIEEEAQKYIHKNAFAQISSEGFIGNRIIVIDGGSPNLPIVENGDILRAKNSVSTDQMLADLQTNNRNLIDITGNLKIISTRIAKGEGAIGALLTDSVMALNLRATMTGLRDASQNINRTAVSLSNFSSKLNTKGGLVDELLTDTVVFKDLKSSIAEIQKLSVSASSLSANLDNAGKKLNETNSPVGLLLNDQQSAESLRKTIMNLETSTKKLDENLEALQHNFLLRGFFRKKEKEGRK, from the coding sequence ATGGAAGCTACAGAAAATAAAAGGTCTGTAATAGTAGGAATTTTCGTTCTGCTTGGAATAGTTGTTTTTGTTGCGGGTATATTTACCCTTGCCGGGCAGCAGAAACGTTTTGTAAAAAGCATCGAGCTGAATGCCGTTTTCAACGATGTTGCTGGTCTGAAAGCAGGCAATAACGTTTGGTTTTCGGGAGTGAAAGTTGGAACGGTAAAGAAAATAGACTTTTATGGAATAGCCCAGGTAAAGATAAAGATGAGCATTGAGGAGGAAGCGCAGAAGTATATACACAAAAATGCTTTTGCTCAGATCAGCTCCGAAGGCTTTATCGGGAACCGGATCATCGTCATCGACGGAGGCAGTCCAAATCTTCCCATTGTAGAGAACGGTGATATTCTGCGCGCCAAAAATTCTGTGAGCACGGATCAGATGCTCGCTGATTTACAGACAAATAACAGGAACCTGATAGATATAACAGGAAACCTTAAGATTATCAGCACCAGGATTGCAAAAGGAGAAGGAGCTATTGGCGCTCTTTTGACCGATTCGGTTATGGCGCTTAACCTGCGTGCTACCATGACTGGGCTTCGGGATGCCTCGCAGAATATTAACCGCACTGCAGTATCGCTTTCAAACTTTTCCTCTAAACTCAATACCAAAGGGGGACTGGTAGACGAGCTTTTAACGGATACCGTAGTATTTAAAGATTTAAAATCGTCAATAGCTGAAATACAGAAATTAAGCGTGTCTGCCTCTTCTCTTTCGGCAAATCTTGATAATGCCGGCAAGAAACTGAATGAAACAAACAGTCCGGTAGGTCTGCTGTTAAACGACCAGCAATCTGCTGAAAGCTTGAGAAAGACGATTATGAACCTTGAAACGAGCACAAAGAAGTTGGATGAGAATCTGGAGGCGCTTCAACATAACTTCCTGCTCAGGGGCTTTTTCAGGAAGAAAGAGAAGGAAGGCAGGAAGTGA
- a CDS encoding ABC transporter ATP-binding protein, which translates to MEKKLSPIDSSNHVISIKGLEKSFGDLSVLKGVDLELYQGENLVVLGRSGTGKSVLIKVISGLLKPDKGVVNVLGQEVDKLTPKDLQKLRLKIGFSFQNSALYDSMTVRENLEFPLVRNSKHLSRAEKNSAIESVLDAVGLLQAINQMPSELSGGQRKRIGIARTLIMRPLIMLYDEPTAGLDPITSIDINNLINEVQERYNTSSIIITHDLTCAKSTGDRIMMLLEGRFERQGSFEDVFNTEDERIKTFYNYNFTT; encoded by the coding sequence ATGGAAAAGAAATTATCGCCCATAGACAGCTCGAATCATGTTATCTCTATAAAGGGGCTTGAAAAGTCTTTTGGCGACCTCAGTGTATTAAAGGGGGTAGATCTCGAGCTCTATCAGGGAGAGAATCTGGTGGTTCTCGGACGATCAGGTACAGGTAAATCGGTATTAATTAAAGTAATATCGGGACTGCTAAAGCCTGATAAAGGAGTAGTTAACGTACTGGGCCAGGAGGTCGACAAGCTCACTCCAAAAGATTTACAGAAGCTTCGGCTTAAAATAGGCTTTTCTTTTCAGAACAGCGCGCTTTACGACAGTATGACGGTACGTGAGAATCTGGAATTCCCATTGGTGCGAAATTCAAAGCATTTAAGCCGTGCCGAAAAAAACAGTGCGATTGAGTCGGTACTGGATGCTGTTGGTTTATTGCAAGCGATTAACCAGATGCCATCGGAACTTTCAGGCGGGCAGCGTAAACGTATAGGTATTGCAAGAACGTTGATCATGCGGCCTCTTATTATGCTCTACGACGAACCCACAGCCGGCCTTGATCCAATTACTTCAATAGATATAAATAATCTCATAAACGAGGTGCAAGAGCGATATAATACCTCATCTATTATAATCACCCACGACCTCACCTGTGCGAAATCGACTGGCGACAGAATTATGATGTTGTTGGAAGGACGCTTCGAGAGGCAGGGATCATTCGAAGACGTATTTAATACAGAGGATGAGAGGATTAAAACATTTTATAATTATAATTTTACAACTTGA
- a CDS encoding MlaE family ABC transporter permease produces MKRSGKYVVSRRIDKVFFQLSDVYRFVVRFFKEVFLPPYEFKEMIRQCYEVGYKSLPLITLTGFITGLVFTKQSRPSLAEFGAASWLPSLVAIAIIRALAPLVTALIAAGKVGSHIGAELGSMKVTEQIDAMEVSATNPFKFLVVTRIVATTLMIPILAMYTGFVGMLGSFINVSQNEQTSLSAFIEDAFKSISFLDLFSSVFKATVFGFTIGTVGCYEGFNSSKGTEGVGKAANSAVVVSMFLIFIEEILVVQVVNAIR; encoded by the coding sequence ATGAAAAGGTCAGGCAAGTATGTAGTATCCCGGCGAATTGACAAGGTGTTTTTCCAGCTAAGTGATGTCTATAGATTTGTAGTCCGTTTTTTTAAAGAGGTATTCCTGCCTCCTTACGAATTTAAGGAAATGATCAGACAGTGCTACGAGGTGGGGTATAAATCCCTTCCGCTGATCACTTTAACGGGTTTCATTACCGGATTGGTTTTTACAAAGCAGTCGCGTCCTTCTCTTGCAGAATTCGGTGCAGCATCCTGGTTACCAAGCCTGGTCGCAATTGCGATTATCAGAGCTTTAGCGCCGCTGGTTACCGCTTTGATTGCTGCCGGAAAAGTTGGATCACACATTGGAGCAGAGCTGGGTTCTATGAAAGTAACCGAGCAAATAGACGCTATGGAAGTATCAGCCACCAATCCTTTTAAGTTTCTTGTAGTTACCCGTATTGTCGCTACGACATTAATGATACCCATACTTGCAATGTATACCGGGTTTGTGGGTATGCTCGGATCTTTTATTAACGTGAGCCAGAATGAGCAAACCAGTTTATCCGCTTTTATAGAAGACGCATTTAAAAGTATCTCATTTCTCGATTTGTTTTCGTCGGTATTTAAAGCTACTGTTTTCGGCTTTACCATAGGAACCGTTGGTTGTTACGAGGGTTTTAACTCCTCAAAAGGTACTGAAGGTGTCGGCAAGGCTGCGAATTCTGCTGTCGTGGTATCGATGTTCCTTATTTTTATTGAAGAAATACTTGTTGTTCAGGTAGTGAACGCTATAAGGTAA